A section of the Sebastes fasciatus isolate fSebFas1 chromosome 5, fSebFas1.pri, whole genome shotgun sequence genome encodes:
- the LOC141768246 gene encoding interferon-induced protein with tetratricopeptide repeats 1-like — protein MMSAAQSQTTLVSKLEALQCHFTWDLDPSRTKLFHLRDQLEDIGTEEGNCWLGHIYNLRGFIQYKLGLTDDAQSLFNKAAEAFRQMRSADEGPWLVVNYGNLAWLNHHLGDQAESQAYLTKIDALMNKYPSPSQDELHPEIYAEKAWTLMKYSTDRKLAADYFQRAIKMQPDMVEWNTSYVLGLERAFKDSNTELEADMLEKVRIAKEQDPENLYLAVYYLEQCARKGERIEDEARELARKVLRNPVSSYSGMRPLMMVYRNYVSIDEAIELAEEALENHPDERYLKRCAALCYKWWIMLFRDSRPKQSMIDRAISLHEEVISLYPHSSLMKEIDLAFMYAKFNQSQTKAEQMYRQLLERDLEPREKQVLYNHYAKYLYYDRKEYQSSIRYHMKAAAIPQQSFYRDNSITTLKNIKDRNRSPMCREIEEFLANLQEP, from the exons ATGATGAG TGCTGCTCAGAGTCAAACAACACTGGTGTCCAAACTGGAGGCCCTGCAGTGCCACTTCACCTGGGATCTGGACCCCAGCAGGACCAAACTTTTCCATCTCAGGGACCAGCTGGAGGACATCGGcacagaggagggaaactgctgGCTGGGTCACATTTACAACCTGCGAGGGTTCATTCAATACAAGCTGGGGTTGACTGATGACGCCCAGAGTTTGTTCAACAAGGCTGCAGAGGCCTTCCGCCAGATGAGAAGTGCAGATGAGGGTCCCTGGTTAGTGGTGAACTACGGGAACCTGGCTTGGCTGAACCACCACCTGGGAGACCAAGCAGAGAGTCAGGCTTACCTGACAAAGATCGACGCCCTGATGAATAAATACCCATCTCCATCCCAGGACGAGCTCCATCCAGAGATCTACGCTGAAAAAGCCTGGACCCTGATGAAGTACAGCACAGACAGAAAGCTGGCTGCAGATTACTTCCAGAGAGCCATCAAGATGCAGCCggacatggtggagtggaaCACCAGCTACGTCTTAGGGTTAGAGAGAGCTTTTAAAGACAGCAACACGGAGCTGGAGGCTGACATGTTGGAGAAAGTGAGAATCGCCAAGGAACAGGATCCAGAGAACTTGTACCTCGCTGTTTACTACCTTGAGCAATGTGCtaggaaaggagagagaattGAAGATGAAGCTCGAGAGTTAGCCAGAAAGGTTTTGAGAAATCCCGTCAGCAGCTACAGTGGAATGAGACCATTAATGATGGTTTACAGAAACTATGTTTCTATTGATGAGGCCATTGAATTGGCAGAGGAGGCTCTGGAAAACCATCCAGATGAGCGTTATCTGAAGAGATGTGCTGCACTCTGTTACAAATGGTGGATCATGCTTTTCAGGGACAGTCGCCCAAAGCAAAGCATGATAGACAGAGCAATCAGTCTCCATGAGGAGGTGATTTCTCTTTACCCTCATTCTTCACTTATGAAGGAAATAGATCTCGCATTTATGTACGCAAAATTCAATCAAAGCCAGACTAAAGCTGAGCAGATGTATCGGCAACTGCTAGAAAGGGATCTGGAACCTCGAGAGAAGCAGGTCCTTTACAACCACTACGCTAAATATTTATACTACGATCGAAAGGAGTACCAAAGTTCAATACGATATCACATGAAGGCGGCAGCGATACCGCAACAATCCTTCTATCGTGATAACAGCATCACAACTCTGAAGAACATTAAAGACAGAAACAGGAGCCCAATGTGTAGAGAAATAGAGGAGTTTCTGGCAAACCTGCAAGAGCCATAG